The Mycolicibacterium mageritense genome contains a region encoding:
- a CDS encoding MFS transporter produces MTGATEDHTGRLCAPRAPIRENWAVTYYPPRPPADRGAEHPGMANYPSDETYRKPRRQAGPSSNRWLPPLDEQQATGFGSERPSGASRGVGSGAGERVTVTRAAAQRSREMGSRMYGFVHRAATADGADKSGLTALTWPVVANFAVDAAMAVALANTLFFAAASGESKSKVALYLLITIAPFAVIAPLIGPALDRLQHGRRVALAASFALRTVLIVVLIANYDSATGNFPSWVLYPCALGMMVLSKSFSVLRSAVTPRVLPPSIDLVRVNSRLTTFGLLGGTVVGGGIAAGAEYLLNMVHLPGALYVVVAVSTAGAVLSMRIPKWVEVTEGEVPTTLSYHGYSDGGPGELRRHPDKPKAERQPMGRNTITALWGNCTIKVMVGFLFLYPAFVAKSHDATGWEQLLILGLIGAAAGIGNFAGNVTAARLKLGHPAQMVVRLAVAVTAVALATALTGNLFVAAGATLVTSAASAIAKASLDASLQDDLPEASRASAFGRSESVLQLAWVAGGATGVLIYTDLTVGFTTITAVLILGLAQTIVSYRGESLIPGLGGNRPVLAAREGGSAPLAAQ; encoded by the coding sequence CTGACCGGCGCAACCGAAGACCACACCGGTCGCCTATGCGCTCCGCGCGCCCCGATAAGAGAGAATTGGGCGGTGACCTACTACCCGCCGCGGCCGCCGGCCGATCGTGGCGCGGAACACCCCGGAATGGCGAACTACCCCAGCGACGAGACGTACCGCAAGCCGCGCAGGCAGGCGGGCCCGAGTTCGAATCGCTGGCTTCCGCCGCTCGATGAGCAACAGGCGACCGGGTTCGGTTCCGAACGACCGTCCGGCGCGTCCCGCGGTGTCGGCTCGGGGGCCGGTGAGCGGGTCACGGTCACGCGCGCCGCGGCGCAGCGCAGCCGTGAAATGGGCTCGCGGATGTACGGATTCGTGCACCGGGCGGCCACCGCCGACGGCGCCGACAAATCCGGCCTGACCGCGCTGACGTGGCCTGTGGTCGCCAACTTCGCGGTCGACGCGGCCATGGCCGTGGCACTGGCCAACACGTTGTTCTTCGCCGCGGCCAGCGGCGAGTCGAAGAGCAAGGTCGCGCTGTACCTGTTGATCACCATCGCGCCGTTCGCGGTGATCGCACCGCTGATCGGCCCCGCGCTGGACCGGCTGCAGCACGGCCGCCGCGTCGCGCTCGCGGCGTCGTTCGCGCTGCGCACCGTGCTGATCGTGGTGCTCATCGCCAACTACGACAGCGCAACGGGCAACTTCCCGTCGTGGGTGCTCTACCCGTGTGCGCTCGGCATGATGGTGCTCTCGAAATCGTTCTCGGTGCTGCGCAGCGCCGTGACGCCGCGCGTGCTCCCGCCGTCCATCGACCTGGTCCGGGTCAATTCGCGGCTGACCACGTTCGGCCTGCTCGGCGGGACCGTGGTGGGCGGCGGCATCGCGGCGGGCGCCGAGTACCTGCTCAACATGGTGCATCTGCCCGGTGCGCTGTACGTCGTCGTCGCGGTCTCCACCGCGGGCGCGGTCCTGTCCATGCGGATCCCCAAGTGGGTCGAGGTCACCGAGGGTGAGGTGCCGACGACCCTGAGCTACCACGGCTATTCGGACGGCGGCCCCGGTGAACTGCGCCGCCATCCCGACAAACCCAAGGCCGAGCGTCAGCCCATGGGCCGCAACACCATCACCGCGCTGTGGGGCAACTGCACGATCAAGGTGATGGTCGGCTTCCTGTTCCTCTACCCCGCGTTCGTCGCCAAATCGCACGACGCCACCGGCTGGGAACAGCTGCTGATCCTCGGCCTGATCGGTGCGGCCGCGGGCATCGGCAACTTCGCCGGCAACGTCACCGCCGCCCGGCTCAAACTCGGACATCCCGCGCAGATGGTGGTGCGCCTGGCCGTCGCGGTCACCGCGGTCGCGCTGGCCACCGCGCTGACCGGCAACCTGTTCGTCGCGGCCGGCGCCACGCTGGTGACGTCGGCGGCCAGTGCGATCGCCAAGGCCTCGCTGGACGCCTCGCTGCAGGACGATCTGCCAGAGGCGTCGCGGGCCTCGGCATTCGGCCGGTCGGAATCGGTGTTGCAGCTGGCCTGGGTGGCCGGCGGCGCCACGGGCGTGCTGATCTACACCGACCTCACGGTCGGGTTCACTACGATCACGGCCGTGCTGATACTCGGCCTTGCGCAGACCATCGTGAGCTATCGCGGCGAATCCCTGATC